A single Desulfobaculum xiamenense DNA region contains:
- a CDS encoding RlmE family RNA methyltransferase, giving the protein MKKYRDHYFLKAKRENYPARSVYKLKELNNRFHLFREGQKVMDLGAAPGSWTLYAAERVGEKGFVLSADIQTTETSFPPNVSFHQEDVFERSPEFEAQIQAVGPFDMVISDMAPKTTGHKFTDQARSMNLAEEALAVACKTLVKGGHFVVKVFQGPDDKAYTDMLRTYFASVKTFKPKSSRAESKEIFFVGMEFKGIPKDA; this is encoded by the coding sequence ATGAAAAAGTACCGCGATCATTATTTCCTCAAGGCCAAGCGCGAGAATTATCCCGCGCGTTCGGTCTACAAGCTCAAGGAGCTGAACAACCGTTTCCATCTGTTCCGCGAGGGGCAGAAGGTCATGGACCTTGGCGCTGCGCCGGGTTCGTGGACGCTGTACGCCGCAGAGCGCGTGGGCGAGAAGGGGTTCGTGCTCTCCGCGGATATCCAGACCACGGAAACGAGCTTTCCGCCCAACGTTTCGTTCCATCAGGAGGACGTTTTCGAGCGCTCTCCCGAGTTCGAGGCGCAGATTCAGGCCGTGGGACCGTTCGACATGGTCATTTCCGATATGGCACCCAAGACCACGGGCCACAAGTTCACCGATCAGGCCCGGTCCATGAATCTGGCCGAGGAAGCCCTTGCGGTCGCCTGCAAAACCTTGGTAAAGGGCGGGCACTTCGTGGTCAAGGTGTTCCAGGGGCCGGACGACAAGGCCTACACGGATATGCTCCGCACATATTTCGCGTCGGTCAAGACCTTCAAGCCCAAGAGCTCCCGCGCCGAATCGAAGGAAATCTTCTTCGTGGGCATGGAGTTTAAGGGCATTCCCAAAGACGCCTAG
- the gspG gene encoding type II secretion system major pseudopilin GspG: MERANSVESLRRRAQRGFTLIELMVVIVILGVLAGLVVPQLMDEPQKARVVKAKMQIESLTTSLQKFYLDNGFYPSTEQGLQALVSKPSVGRIPREYPSGGYISKIPKDPWGGDYIYLSPGEHGKFDIISYGGDNEEGGQGNDADVGNWQLQ; this comes from the coding sequence ATGGAAAGAGCGAATAGCGTGGAAAGTCTGCGCCGCAGGGCGCAGCGGGGCTTCACCCTCATCGAGCTGATGGTGGTCATCGTCATTCTGGGCGTGCTCGCCGGACTGGTGGTGCCCCAGCTTATGGACGAGCCGCAGAAGGCGCGTGTGGTGAAGGCCAAGATGCAGATCGAGAGCCTGACCACCTCCTTGCAGAAGTTCTATCTGGACAACGGATTCTACCCGTCCACGGAGCAGGGGCTTCAGGCGCTGGTGAGCAAGCCGTCCGTCGGCCGCATCCCGAGGGAGTACCCCTCCGGCGGTTACATTTCGAAGATTCCCAAGGACCCGTGGGGCGGCGATTACATCTACCTCTCTCCGGGAGAGCACGGCAAGTTCGACATCATCTCCTACGGTGGCGACAATGAGGAAGGCGGGCAGGGCAACGATGCCGACGTGGGCAACTGGCAGCTCCAGTAG
- a CDS encoding DUF4747 family protein gives MSRLNKLEIAVLNITTHPHSPERYLELFKDAFNLKLPIKYRGPEYLLLGRHWDIENEQPLTGIHGVLFKYIDLDLAGAWLDLTLIEPIKSEDGSPIIPIPEDLKPNCQATPFVFLPDGHRLFFFTFHEQKRFSPALIAKSLSALFNNKSLVEKYGEVSVTAESSDETITQILNIPNLTKLSISVTLPNSDDLSKKKEAALARIKRQNAKRAIQEYSGNKHDGLRPDDETRALMELAKSNGYIKAEGYREQIKVTESTSKHPVLILDRYDPTQNAPLTRLISIAKAHIPRFTGRQ, from the coding sequence GTGAGTCGCTTAAACAAATTGGAAATCGCTGTTCTAAATATAACCACTCACCCACATTCGCCAGAACGGTATCTAGAATTATTTAAGGATGCGTTCAACCTTAAGTTGCCAATAAAATATCGTGGACCTGAATATCTGCTTCTTGGCCGCCATTGGGATATTGAGAATGAACAACCTTTGACAGGTATCCACGGTGTGCTGTTCAAATACATCGACCTTGATTTGGCTGGCGCATGGCTCGACCTTACACTAATTGAGCCTATCAAATCGGAAGATGGAAGTCCGATCATCCCAATACCAGAAGACCTTAAACCTAATTGTCAAGCAACCCCTTTTGTCTTTTTACCTGATGGTCATAGACTCTTCTTCTTTACCTTTCATGAGCAGAAACGATTCTCACCTGCGTTAATAGCCAAATCGCTCAGCGCTCTTTTCAACAACAAAAGCCTTGTTGAAAAATACGGAGAAGTCTCCGTAACAGCTGAATCTTCGGACGAAACAATCACCCAAATTCTTAACATTCCAAACCTAACGAAACTAAGTATCTCAGTAACACTACCAAACAGTGATGACCTGTCAAAAAAAAAGGAAGCTGCTCTTGCCCGAATTAAAAGGCAAAATGCAAAACGCGCGATTCAAGAATACTCTGGGAATAAACATGATGGCCTAAGGCCTGACGATGAAACAAGGGCCCTAATGGAACTGGCCAAATCAAATGGATATATCAAAGCAGAGGGTTATCGTGAACAAATCAAAGTCACAGAGTCAACATCAAAGCATCCTGTACTCATTCTAGACAGATACGATCCCACACAGAACGCGCCTTTGACACGACTCATTTCAATAGCCAAAGCCCACATCCCTCGTTTTACAGGCAGACAATGA
- a CDS encoding tetratricopeptide repeat protein yields the protein MSMTDHRMRSARVARILVLVALAACLAACSARKTPDVAPVDSDVAAMRAKAVADWKKGNAADALAAYDGLVAAGVASAVDRNNRGVANLAAGNFKAAQEDFAAAIAEAPDVAAHHFNMGLALFALERFDECIRENDEALRLDPKMGMAANNRGMAWLRLNEPGIAVEDFTHALKIDPRLAVAYANRGGQWLQMGLYGEAGSDFDRALKLDPNNADVLNNRGVTFMESKDYGKAVALFTQAIRKRPERAHYYFNRALALERDCKFELAINDYTRAIARMSDFAEAYANRGALRMTMDDRQRGLSDLERACDLGLCQQYEAYRDRM from the coding sequence ATGAGCATGACGGATCATCGGATGCGCAGTGCGCGCGTTGCGCGGATTCTGGTTCTTGTCGCGCTGGCGGCGTGCCTTGCCGCGTGCTCCGCGAGGAAGACGCCCGATGTGGCGCCCGTCGATTCCGATGTCGCGGCCATGCGCGCCAAGGCCGTCGCCGACTGGAAGAAGGGCAATGCCGCCGATGCGCTGGCCGCCTATGACGGCCTCGTCGCCGCAGGCGTGGCCTCGGCGGTGGACAGGAACAACCGGGGCGTCGCGAACCTCGCGGCGGGGAACTTCAAGGCCGCGCAGGAAGACTTCGCCGCGGCCATCGCCGAAGCCCCGGACGTTGCGGCCCATCATTTCAACATGGGGCTTGCGCTCTTCGCGCTGGAGCGCTTTGACGAGTGCATCCGCGAGAACGACGAAGCCCTGCGCCTTGATCCGAAGATGGGCATGGCGGCCAACAATCGCGGCATGGCGTGGCTGCGGCTGAACGAGCCGGGCATCGCCGTGGAGGACTTCACCCACGCGCTGAAGATCGACCCGCGCCTCGCGGTGGCGTACGCCAACCGGGGCGGCCAGTGGTTGCAGATGGGCCTGTACGGCGAAGCCGGAAGCGACTTCGACCGCGCCCTGAAGCTCGACCCCAACAACGCGGATGTCCTCAACAACCGGGGCGTGACGTTCATGGAGTCGAAGGACTACGGCAAGGCGGTGGCCCTGTTCACGCAGGCCATCCGCAAGCGCCCCGAGCGCGCGCACTACTACTTCAACCGTGCGCTGGCGCTGGAGCGCGACTGCAAGTTCGAGCTGGCCATCAACGACTACACCCGCGCCATCGCCCGCATGTCGGACTTCGCCGAGGCCTACGCCAATCGCGGAGCGCTACGCATGACCATGGACGACCGCCAGCGCGGCCTGAGCGATCTGGAGCGGGCCTGCGACCTCGGCTTGTGCCAGCAGTACGAGGCATACCGGGACCGCATGTAG
- a CDS encoding prepilin-type N-terminal cleavage/methylation domain-containing protein, which produces MPTWATGSSSSRGFTLLELMVVVAVIGLCMGMVAPRLAPDTFRTDLDAAASRLSGAMSSARSRAMLSGEPWGLTCDIEESGYWIQPLAQGSERGSDVRRYALPDGLRFLWIEAESRGRFHKGLVTLEFRPMGLTPPAVVCIEDGERSLWLRVKPFNARLEVHRTEYDLTQALKD; this is translated from the coding sequence ATGCCGACGTGGGCAACTGGCAGCTCCAGTAGCCGGGGCTTCACGCTGCTCGAATTGATGGTCGTGGTGGCCGTCATCGGGCTGTGCATGGGCATGGTTGCGCCACGGCTGGCACCGGACACGTTCCGTACGGATCTCGACGCCGCAGCCAGCCGCCTTTCGGGCGCGATGTCCAGCGCACGTTCGCGAGCCATGCTCTCCGGCGAGCCATGGGGCCTGACCTGCGACATCGAGGAGAGCGGATACTGGATTCAGCCGCTCGCGCAGGGTAGCGAACGCGGAAGCGACGTGCGCAGGTACGCCCTGCCGGACGGTCTGCGTTTCCTGTGGATCGAGGCCGAGTCCCGTGGGCGTTTCCACAAGGGACTGGTCACGCTGGAGTTTCGTCCCATGGGACTGACGCCGCCTGCGGTCGTCTGCATCGAGGACGGCGAGCGCTCCCTCTGGCTACGGGTCAAGCCGTTCAATGCCCGGCTGGAGGTTCACCGCACGGAATATGATCTTACACAAGCATTGAAGGATTGA
- the ruvC gene encoding crossover junction endodeoxyribonuclease RuvC: MHGASSNETIVLGIDPGSRVTGYGLVREASGCLQLLEAGTLRVGSIADLGVRLGRIHTGLTELIERFQPNEAAIENVFVSKNVMSALKLGQARGAAIAACAVAGLPVSEYEPTLVKQTLVGNGRAEKSQVAFMVAQVLGVRQPDWAVDASDALGIAVCHLNMRRMRRLAGV; this comes from the coding sequence ATGCACGGAGCATCCTCAAACGAGACGATCGTGCTTGGAATCGACCCGGGGTCTCGCGTGACAGGCTACGGCCTTGTGCGCGAGGCCTCGGGTTGCTTGCAGCTTCTGGAGGCTGGCACGCTGCGCGTCGGGTCCATCGCGGACCTTGGGGTGCGTCTGGGACGCATCCACACCGGGCTGACCGAACTCATCGAGCGCTTCCAGCCAAACGAGGCCGCCATCGAGAACGTGTTCGTCTCCAAGAACGTCATGAGCGCGCTCAAGCTGGGGCAGGCGCGGGGCGCGGCCATCGCCGCGTGCGCCGTGGCCGGGCTGCCGGTGAGCGAATACGAACCCACGCTGGTCAAGCAGACCCTCGTGGGCAACGGCCGCGCCGAGAAGTCGCAGGTGGCGTTCATGGTGGCGCAGGTGCTCGGCGTGCGACAGCCGGATTGGGCGGTGGACGCCAGCGACGCGCTGGGCATAGCGGTCTGTCACCTCAACATGCGCCGCATGCGGCGGCTTGCCGGAGTCTAG
- the ruvB gene encoding Holliday junction branch migration DNA helicase RuvB, translating into MDQELCRPDDSIRPRALDDFIGQDDLRANLRVFVAAARERGQAMDHTLLYGSPGLGKTTLAQIIASELGVNLVSTSGPVLERSGDLAAILTNLGRYDILFIDEIHRMPPTVEEILYPAMEDFKLDLVIGQGPGARTVKIDLEPFTLVGATTRIGLLTSPLRDRFGVINRLEYYSPEELARIVTRAARILDVAITEEGALIIGRRSRGTPRIANRLLRRVRDFAMVGGEGVVTVELAEKALARMDVDEQGLDYMDRKILSTIINHYGGGPVGVKPLAVACSEEVRTIEDIYEPYLIQCGFLKRTPRGRVASAKAYAHMKLFER; encoded by the coding sequence ATGGATCAGGAACTCTGCCGTCCGGATGACAGCATCCGCCCACGCGCGCTCGACGACTTCATCGGTCAGGATGATCTGCGCGCGAATCTGCGCGTGTTCGTCGCCGCCGCCCGCGAGCGCGGGCAAGCGATGGACCACACGCTGCTCTACGGCAGTCCCGGCCTCGGCAAGACCACGCTGGCCCAGATCATCGCCTCGGAGCTCGGGGTCAACCTCGTGTCGACCTCCGGCCCGGTGCTGGAGCGTAGCGGCGATCTCGCCGCCATCCTGACCAACCTCGGGCGCTACGACATTTTGTTCATCGACGAGATCCACCGCATGCCGCCCACCGTGGAGGAGATTCTCTATCCCGCCATGGAGGACTTCAAGCTGGACCTCGTCATCGGACAGGGGCCCGGTGCGCGAACGGTGAAGATCGACCTTGAACCGTTCACCCTCGTGGGGGCGACCACCCGCATCGGCCTTTTGACTTCGCCGCTGCGCGATCGTTTCGGGGTTATCAATCGCCTCGAATACTACTCCCCGGAGGAGTTGGCGCGCATCGTCACTCGCGCGGCCCGCATCCTCGACGTGGCCATCACCGAGGAGGGCGCGTTGATCATCGGCCGCCGCTCGCGCGGTACGCCGCGCATTGCCAACCGTCTGCTGCGCCGCGTGCGCGACTTCGCCATGGTCGGCGGAGAGGGCGTGGTGACCGTGGAACTGGCCGAGAAGGCGCTCGCGCGCATGGATGTGGACGAGCAGGGGCTGGACTACATGGACCGCAAGATCCTCTCGACCATCATCAATCACTATGGCGGTGGCCCGGTCGGCGTGAAGCCGCTGGCCGTGGCGTGCTCCGAAGAGGTGCGGACCATCGAGGACATCTACGAGCCGTACCTCATCCAGTGCGGGTTCCTGAAGCGGACCCCGCGCGGCCGCGTGGCCTCCGCCAAGGCCTACGCCCACATGAAACTTTTCGAAAGATAG
- the ruvA gene encoding Holliday junction branch migration protein RuvA: protein MIAFVKGIVAAKTESACVVLTPGGVGYLVGLTLPAVAALGPTGSEAEFFVMTIVREDALELYGFATWDERSTFETLLSITKVGPKLALAILSQYSPDDLRRIVLSDDYSPLVQVPGIGKKSAQRIFVELKYKLEAASGMAQTLPDLDGRAVSVFRDALAGLVNLGYDDAEAREVLEKVFADEPGLDVAMALREALKRISRGKAN from the coding sequence ATGATCGCATTCGTCAAGGGCATCGTGGCCGCCAAGACCGAATCCGCCTGCGTGGTGCTGACCCCCGGTGGTGTCGGCTATCTCGTGGGACTTACGCTTCCCGCCGTGGCGGCCCTTGGCCCCACGGGCAGCGAAGCCGAATTCTTCGTCATGACCATCGTGCGTGAGGACGCGCTGGAGCTGTACGGCTTCGCCACCTGGGACGAGCGCTCCACCTTCGAGACGCTTCTGTCCATCACCAAGGTCGGGCCGAAGCTCGCGCTGGCCATTCTGTCGCAGTACTCCCCGGACGACCTGCGGCGCATCGTCCTGTCGGACGACTATTCCCCGCTGGTGCAGGTCCCCGGCATCGGCAAGAAGAGCGCCCAGCGCATCTTCGTGGAACTGAAGTACAAGCTCGAAGCCGCGTCCGGCATGGCGCAGACCCTCCCGGACCTCGACGGCCGGGCGGTTTCCGTCTTTCGTGATGCGCTGGCAGGTCTCGTCAATTTGGGGTATGACGATGCCGAAGCGCGCGAAGTCCTTGAAAAGGTCTTCGCCGATGAACCCGGTCTCGACGTGGCGATGGCGCTGCGCGAGGCGCTCAAGAGGATTTCCCGAGGCAAGGCGAACTAG
- a CDS encoding glycosyltransferase family protein: MPQRPRRLRIETELGKLQTLPDGKRELAHMPGPGDVLVLGIGPDPASLAGLLPAGKAVYVIEAPLFKSQMSDAWHESVPSQWNIISEDMLDDATIMDADIVLYRPGLRFFPSFWGPLVARCRWLKTLASGSAEPRRYAVIPGTDADLLVPEVCDALERCGLRTRRIHPRQAVALMPHLLVSERPALFFSVNFQGLDAYGELYHLLRAAGVTVATWCVDNPFHLLSGLRSPYWREMPLFVTDASFIPQLAEHGATNVHHLPLAAWPQHFAARAMDATDHGLSSRMVFVGRSGFPNRDSFFAGCAVPPLLSANATDMIARGERPDFRWWLEGLGIQSLWPGNEVRNAGFGAETASLERRVHCLMEASRLPLTVYGDEDWKTLLPRAVEVRPVVDYYTTLPSIYRQAAWTLNVTSLLLPAGLTQRHFDVWASGGFLITDNSPGLSIFPKELTQHIAFDRPEDIARIAADMRPGTPRRDDLRRAWQHLILTEHTYEHRMRHTLDILALA, translated from the coding sequence ATGCCGCAACGACCACGGCGACTGCGCATAGAAACGGAACTAGGCAAATTGCAGACCCTGCCCGACGGCAAGCGCGAACTGGCGCACATGCCCGGGCCGGGAGACGTCCTCGTCCTCGGGATCGGTCCGGACCCGGCCTCTCTGGCTGGGCTTCTTCCGGCGGGAAAGGCGGTATACGTCATTGAGGCCCCTCTGTTCAAGTCACAGATGAGCGATGCGTGGCATGAATCCGTCCCCTCGCAATGGAATATCATTTCAGAAGACATGCTTGACGATGCCACAATCATGGATGCGGACATCGTGCTCTACCGGCCGGGACTGCGTTTCTTCCCGAGCTTCTGGGGGCCTCTCGTGGCCCGCTGCCGCTGGCTCAAGACGCTGGCCTCCGGCTCCGCAGAACCGCGCCGCTACGCCGTCATCCCCGGCACGGACGCGGACCTCCTCGTGCCCGAGGTCTGCGACGCACTGGAGCGCTGCGGCCTGCGCACCCGGCGCATCCACCCCCGGCAGGCCGTGGCCCTCATGCCGCACCTGCTCGTCAGCGAGCGCCCAGCGCTCTTCTTCAGCGTGAACTTTCAGGGGCTCGACGCCTATGGCGAGCTGTACCACCTGCTGCGCGCCGCCGGGGTGACCGTGGCCACGTGGTGCGTGGACAATCCCTTCCACCTGTTGAGCGGCCTACGCTCCCCCTACTGGCGCGAGATGCCCCTCTTCGTCACCGACGCGAGCTTCATCCCGCAGCTCGCCGAACACGGTGCGACGAACGTGCACCACCTGCCGCTGGCCGCATGGCCACAGCATTTCGCCGCCCGCGCCATGGACGCCACGGACCACGGCCTGTCCTCGCGCATGGTCTTCGTCGGCCGCTCGGGATTCCCGAATCGCGACAGCTTCTTCGCGGGCTGCGCCGTGCCGCCGCTTTTGAGCGCCAATGCAACGGACATGATCGCTCGCGGCGAACGCCCGGACTTCCGCTGGTGGCTCGAAGGGCTTGGCATCCAAAGCCTGTGGCCCGGAAACGAGGTGCGAAACGCCGGATTCGGCGCGGAGACGGCCAGCCTCGAACGGCGCGTGCACTGCCTCATGGAGGCTTCGCGCCTGCCGTTGACCGTCTATGGTGACGAGGACTGGAAAACCCTTCTGCCGCGCGCCGTGGAGGTGCGCCCCGTGGTGGACTACTACACGACGCTGCCGTCCATCTACCGGCAGGCGGCATGGACGCTCAACGTGACGAGCCTGCTCCTCCCGGCGGGCCTCACCCAACGCCATTTCGACGTCTGGGCCAGCGGCGGATTCCTCATCACGGACAACAGCCCCGGCCTGTCCATCTTTCCAAAGGAACTGACGCAGCATATCGCCTTCGACCGCCCGGAGGACATCGCCCGCATCGCAGCCGACATGCGCCCCGGCACCCCGCGCCGGGACGACCTGCGCCGTGCGTGGCAGCATCTGATTCTCACCGAACACACCTACGAGCACAGAATGCGCCACACCCTAGACATCCTCGCGCTGGCGTGA
- the thyX gene encoding FAD-dependent thymidylate synthase yields the protein MRIVPASYEIMAMPDGADVLRHIEAAGRVCYKSEDKITDGSAEAFIRRIIAGGHESVIEHASATVRFVCDRGVTHELVRHRLASYSQESTRYANYSRDKFGREITVIRPLFWAEGTGEYRLWHEAMEHAERLYMQLVDAGAKAQEARSVLPNSLKTEIVMTANLREWRHVFRLRCDGPAHPQIREIMLPLLDEFARRLPAIFGDLRERFAEDIAAFAQRASELEQVAHA from the coding sequence ATGAGAATTGTTCCGGCATCCTACGAGATCATGGCCATGCCCGACGGCGCGGACGTCCTGCGCCACATCGAGGCCGCAGGGCGCGTCTGCTACAAGTCCGAGGACAAGATAACTGACGGCTCCGCGGAGGCCTTCATCCGCCGCATCATCGCCGGAGGCCACGAGAGCGTCATCGAGCACGCCTCGGCCACCGTGCGCTTCGTGTGCGACCGTGGCGTGACGCACGAGCTGGTGCGCCACCGCCTCGCCTCATACTCGCAGGAGAGCACGCGCTACGCCAACTATTCCCGCGACAAGTTCGGCCGCGAGATCACGGTCATCCGGCCGCTGTTCTGGGCCGAAGGCACCGGGGAATACCGCCTGTGGCACGAGGCCATGGAGCACGCCGAGCGTCTGTACATGCAACTGGTCGACGCCGGTGCCAAGGCGCAGGAGGCGCGCTCCGTGCTGCCCAACAGCCTGAAGACCGAGATCGTCATGACGGCCAACCTGCGCGAGTGGCGGCACGTGTTCCGCCTGCGCTGCGACGGCCCGGCCCATCCGCAGATCCGCGAGATCATGCTGCCGCTTCTGGACGAGTTCGCCCGCAGGCTTCCTGCCATCTTCGGCGACCTGCGCGAGCGCTTCGCCGAGGACATCGCCGCGTTCGCGCAGCGGGCGTCGGAGTTGGAGCAGGTGGCGCATGCCTGA
- a CDS encoding AAA family ATPase, with protein MSVGARSEASAFSNPFGNIPGTGFFFNSPLHEGAMRRICRGVANRCGLMLLTGEIGSGKTTVCRRVKGNLPEECLFVELGNPFLTAEEQLGVICKGLGVGVAVGSSAAACMDVLTDRLRELYRAGRIPVLFIDEGHLLSRALLGQLLVLSNLREGDVPLVQLILAGQLEMLDLLRQPGLEALNQRMGVREGLRGLSRADCAAYVRYRLEEAGYPDLDVFQSAALREVWRMTGGLPRLINHVCAHALDAALLSGRGRVTPAQVREMERDAMYAGVLGARSRTRRRVRSGVACAAILGVLAFGAAAWEFSDGGSSWPELGDIAALMRGDAASVPAQVVASPTKALSGVAAAVDSAAVAQESVDDAMADGASSFAPRAEDFAPQDWAGVDASSESADEGGVGVDDADDDLDEGEGALGGDQDRAMGADEASADAGDAASADGDDERSAQADSSDGQDAPLGRDASLTQDASDMTLAQAAPETGEGAPDAADGTRSGQDANFKEVDVSGMGAGRADEAEAGDGLLPAADDPAVAAHRVGALVWDPVPSNRMAVVDDRILVEGDMLDDGMRIEGIGRDHLVVRHGDGVYRLDVRTDEEQAGNAWNKEF; from the coding sequence ATGAGCGTCGGCGCGCGGTCCGAGGCTTCGGCCTTCTCGAATCCCTTCGGAAACATTCCGGGGACGGGATTCTTCTTTAACTCCCCGTTGCACGAGGGAGCGATGCGCCGCATCTGCCGCGGGGTCGCCAACCGTTGCGGGCTGATGCTCTTGACCGGCGAGATCGGCAGCGGCAAGACCACGGTTTGCCGCCGGGTGAAGGGCAATCTTCCCGAGGAGTGCCTGTTCGTCGAACTCGGCAACCCTTTTCTGACGGCCGAGGAGCAACTGGGCGTCATCTGCAAGGGGCTTGGCGTCGGCGTTGCGGTCGGTTCCTCTGCCGCCGCGTGCATGGATGTGCTGACGGACCGTCTGCGCGAGCTGTACCGCGCGGGGCGCATTCCGGTGCTGTTCATCGACGAGGGGCATTTGCTGTCCCGCGCGCTACTTGGGCAGTTGCTCGTGCTGTCGAACCTGCGCGAGGGCGACGTGCCCTTGGTGCAGCTCATCCTTGCCGGCCAGTTGGAGATGCTTGATCTTTTGCGCCAGCCGGGGCTGGAGGCTCTCAATCAGCGCATGGGCGTACGCGAGGGCCTGCGTGGTCTGTCCCGCGCCGATTGTGCCGCCTACGTACGCTATCGGCTGGAGGAGGCCGGGTATCCCGACCTCGACGTGTTCCAGTCCGCAGCGCTGCGCGAGGTGTGGCGCATGACGGGCGGTTTGCCGCGGCTCATCAATCATGTCTGCGCGCATGCGCTGGACGCCGCGCTGCTCTCCGGACGGGGGCGCGTCACGCCTGCGCAGGTGCGCGAGATGGAGCGTGATGCCATGTACGCGGGCGTGCTTGGTGCCCGGTCGCGGACCCGGCGCAGGGTGCGTTCCGGCGTGGCCTGTGCGGCCATTCTCGGCGTGCTGGCGTTTGGCGCGGCGGCGTGGGAGTTTTCGGACGGCGGTTCCTCGTGGCCCGAACTGGGCGACATCGCGGCGCTTATGAGGGGCGATGCGGCGTCCGTTCCGGCGCAGGTCGTCGCCTCGCCCACCAAGGCCCTCTCCGGCGTGGCCGCTGCGGTGGACTCCGCAGCCGTGGCGCAGGAGAGCGTGGACGACGCCATGGCGGACGGCGCATCGTCATTCGCCCCGCGAGCGGAGGATTTTGCTCCGCAGGACTGGGCGGGAGTCGATGCCTCTTCGGAATCCGCAGACGAGGGGGGCGTGGGTGTCGATGACGCTGACGACGACCTCGATGAAGGAGAGGGCGCTCTCGGTGGCGATCAGGACCGGGCCATGGGTGCGGATGAGGCGTCTGCCGATGCTGGTGACGCTGCCTCTGCTGATGGCGACGACGAGCGCTCCGCACAGGCGGATTCGTCGGACGGGCAGGATGCCCCGCTTGGGCGGGATGCCTCGCTTACGCAGGATGCCTCGGACATGACGCTCGCGCAGGCCGCACCCGAGACAGGCGAAGGCGCACCGGACGCGGCAGACGGCACGCGTTCCGGGCAGGATGCGAATTTCAAGGAAGTTGACGTGTCCGGCATGGGTGCTGGCAGGGCGGACGAGGCAGAGGCGGGGGATGGCCTTCTCCCGGCTGCCGACGATCCCGCCGTGGCGGCGCACCGCGTCGGCGCGCTGGTCTGGGATCCCGTGCCGTCCAACAGGATGGCCGTGGTTGACGACCGCATCCTCGTGGAGGGCGACATGCTCGACGACGGGATGCGCATTGAAGGTATTGGGCGTGATCATCTCGTGGTGCGTCATGGCGACGGCGTCTACCGTCTGGACGTGCGCACGGACGAGGAGCAGGCCGGGAATGCATGGAACAAGGAGTTTTGA
- a CDS encoding YebC/PmpR family DNA-binding transcriptional regulator: MSGHSKWHNIQHRKGRQDAKRGKMFTKAAKEIILAAKSGGDPDCNTRLRAAIQAAKAVNLPKDKIDNAIKKGTGELAGGDMFEVVYEGYGPGGVALLVEAATDNKNRTVAEIRHILSRNNGSMGEAGCVSWMFEKKGTIYFPKDQFDEEQIMEAGLEAGAEDVNDDGDAWEVRTAPEDFSAVQAAFEAAGLTPESVEMSMLAQNNIDVDKATGLKLLKLIDLLDDNDDVQKVNHNGNVPDEAFEEYEG, translated from the coding sequence ATGTCGGGTCATAGTAAATGGCATAATATTCAGCACAGAAAGGGCCGCCAGGACGCCAAGCGCGGCAAGATGTTCACCAAGGCCGCCAAGGAAATCATCCTTGCCGCCAAGAGCGGTGGAGATCCCGATTGCAACACGCGTCTGCGTGCAGCCATCCAGGCCGCCAAGGCCGTGAACCTGCCCAAGGACAAGATCGACAACGCCATTAAGAAAGGCACAGGCGAACTCGCCGGCGGCGATATGTTCGAGGTCGTGTACGAGGGCTACGGTCCCGGCGGCGTGGCCCTGCTCGTGGAAGCCGCGACCGACAACAAGAACCGCACCGTCGCCGAAATCCGCCACATCCTGTCGCGCAACAACGGCAGCATGGGCGAGGCTGGCTGCGTGTCCTGGATGTTCGAGAAGAAGGGCACCATCTACTTCCCCAAGGATCAGTTCGACGAGGAACAGATCATGGAAGCAGGCCTCGAAGCCGGTGCCGAGGACGTGAATGACGACGGCGATGCCTGGGAAGTGCGCACCGCTCCCGAGGACTTTTCGGCGGTGCAGGCGGCCTTCGAAGCTGCTGGCCTTACCCCCGAGAGCGTCGAGATGAGCATGCTCGCCCAGAACAACATCGACGTTGACAAGGCCACCGGCCTGAAGCTCCTCAAGCTCATCGACCTGCTCGACGACAACGACGACGTCCAGAAGGTCAACCACAACGGCAATGTCCCGGACGAGGCCTTCGAGGAATACGAAGGCTAG